The DNA region GAAGCTTCTCAACCAGATCCACACCCTGATGGGTATGGATGGCTATGATGAGACGCATATCCACCACGAAGATCAGTATGTCACTGTTCACAGAGTTCACCCAGTATCTCGCAAGGGATACTTCCTCATTGCCCATACCGCGTTTCCGGGATATGGAAACGGGAATGGCGCTTTCAACCCCGTCCACCTGACCGGCACCAAAGCCAAACACCTTGGTAGCTGGATGCTCGAGGTTGATGCAAGCAAAGAGGCTGTGGAAGAGGTTCTGAGCGACAAGAAGCTGCTCCGTGGCCTTCCCAGTCGTCTTATTGGTCTCCCTGGCGTTCGTATGGAGGTCAAGGGCCAAGACACCATTATCACTGTCCGCGAAAAGTTCCCTCCTGGCAGCATTGCGCTCTTTGAGACTTGGATCCCCGCGGCGGAGCACTCGAGTGGTTTGGACACCTTTGTTACGTCCGGAGCCAAGGCCGCGATGGCCGAGCTTGACCTGGTTGATCTCAACTTCCTTCTGTATAAGTGCGAGCCGGAAGAACGTGACGCCAGCGAGGGGAGAGATGGCGTCTATGACATTCCCGGACATGGCAAGCTTGTCTATGCTGGTCTTCAGGGCTGGTGGAGCATCATGAAGGATATCATCAGGGACAATAACCTGGCTCACCCACTGTGCCAAAACCTTCGTGATGGACAGTGGGTGCTGGACTATACCCTGGGTAGACTTGAGCgtgcggccaagaaggagaactACAAGCGGTTGGGTAAGCCTGCTGCGTGGCTCAAGGAGCGGTTCGATGCCATCCGTGGTATTCCTagcttccttctcccgcgGTACTTTGCCCTGGTTCTCAGGACTGCGTATATGGCTGCATTCGAAAGGGGCATTTCCCTCATGAACAACAATGTTCAGAAGGGGCAATGGTTCCTCCAAAGCCTCAGCATGGTGAGCGTTCAGCAGACTGGTCTTGTCAAGTCCGCCTCGCTCTACCCTGATCGCCTGGTCCCATCGCTCGCTGCTGGCCTTCCTCACTTTGCTGTTGAATGGGCTCGCTGCTGGGGACGCGACGTCTTCATCTCTCTCCGTGGTCTCTACCTCGGTACCGGTCGCTTCGATGAGGCCAAGGAACACATCCGTGCCTTTGCTAGTGTGCTGAAACACGGCATGATCCCCAACCTTCTCGGTAGTGGTAACACTCCGCGATACAACGCCAGAGACTCTGTTTGGTTCTTCTTGCAGTGCATCCAAGACTACACACGGATCGTTCCTGATGGGCTGTCGCTGCTTGACGAGAAGGTCAAGAGACGGTTCCTGCCATATGACGACGCCTACTTTGATACCGCCGACCCTCGTGCCTACAGCAAGGAGAGCACCATCCGCGAGATCATCCAGGAGGTCTTCCAGCGCCACGCCGAGGGCATGAAGTTCCGCGAGGCCAATGCCGGCCCTAACCTCGACATGCAGATGAGTGACAATGGCTTCAACCAAGAGATCAAGGTCGACTGGTCCAACGGTTTTGTGTTCGGTGGCAACCAAGACAATTGCGGCACTTGGATGGACAAGATGGGCGAAAGCGAAAGAGCTCGCTCCAAGGGCGTCCCGGGCACTCCCCGTGACGGCGCCGCCGTTGAGATCACCGGTCTGTTGTACAGCGGTCTCAAGTGGTTTGCCTCCCTCCACGAGCAAGGCAAACACGACCAATCCGGCGTCAGAAAAGCCGACGGCTCAACCATCACCTTCAAGGACTGGGCCGctctcatcaagaagaactTTGAGCGCTGCTACTTTGTCCCCATCTCTTCCGAAGACGACAAGGACTACGACGTCAACcctgccatcatcaaccgccGTGGCATCTACAAGGACTTGTACAAATCCGGCAAGGAATACGAGGACTACCAGCTCCGTCCCAACTTCCCCATTGCCATGACCGCCGCCCCGGATCTGTTTGTCCCTGAGCATGCCATGCACGCGCTTTGGATTGCGGACTCTGCCCTTCGCGGCCCGACGGGCATGGCTACGCTTGACCCGAGCGATTTGAACTATAGGCCTTATTACCGCAACAGTGAGGACAGTGATGATTTTGCGACGAGTAAAGGGAGGAACTATCACCAGGGGCCGGAGTGGCTGTGGCCTACGGGGTTCTTCTTGAGGGCGCTGCTCAAGTTTGATctgatgagaagggggaaggaggatgcggagggAAGGACGGAGGCGTTCCAGCAGGTGACGAGGAGACTGATTGGGTGTAAAGAGATGATTGAGCGGAGCCCATGGGCGGGGTTGACCGAATTGACGCAgaagggtggggaggagtgTGCTGATTCTGTGAGTTTCTTTTTGAAGTTATAACgattgatgatgacgatgtgcTAATGCTGGATGCAGTCACCTACTCAGGCTTGGTCGGCGGGTTGCTTGATTGATCTTTATATGGATGCTGCGGAGGAGCAGGCGATTTTGGAGGCGAAGAGTTTGCCTCTGAGGTAGcttgttggttggtggtggtagccatgatgatgatgatgacgacgacggaaCACGGGTGGAggtcttttgttttcttcgagggggtggtggaacaGGTATAAAAACAGACATAGCATAGAATGGGTAAATTGGAATGGGAAATGGGTACAGTCGATGCCGAGATATTGGGGCTTTTGTGGTGCATGCGGATTACTTTGCCTAGCAAACAATTTTTGGATCGATCCCTCTTGGATGCTCTCTTGATGGCCAAACCATTGCCTGCTTTCAAGGCCTCTGAACTATTGCATAAGGCATATGGGCTATTTCTCGATATATAATCGCCGTTGGTAAGTGGTGCTGATAGAGGCCTATCTCAACATGCAGCATCCTTCCTCTGTCCAGAATGGTTGGGCAAGGTACCTAGGTCAGCTCACGGCAGCGGTAATCTTGCACCAAAGCAAACGCAACATCCGATCAGACATTTTCTGTTTGTGTGCTGAAACAGGAGAATGTGAGAGAGCTCGCGATGATAAGCCTACTAATCGTTGGTTGGATATAGAATGAAGAAGCAGTacgagaagagaaaagaaaaagagcaaCTAAGAAAAGGGGTGAACATCCGAATGGGGTAGCCCAGACTGTCGCTACGCACTCAGCCAGCTGCACAAGCAGAAAGGGGGTGTCCTTCTAAAGTGAGTAGGAAAGGAAgcaaaagggaaagaaaaaggtggCTGTgtaggggaggggggggggggaataGATAGGAAAAAAGAGCTGTGCATAAAAACAGTTGATAAAAAATGAAGTTGTGTCCCCTCGACCGGAATCGAGCCGGTGACCTTTCGGTATCGATAAATTGCCATTTACAGCCGAACGTGATAGCCAACTACACCACAAGGGGATTTATTGTTTGTTGCATTGTCCACTTTAGAATTGTACCTATGTTGAGAGGGCCACGGCGAATTCGATCTGTCTTTTGTTCCAGAGTCGGATTTAAACTGCTACTGTACAAACCTGAGCGAAGATTGTTGAAACATCACCTGGGTAAGTCTCCTCACCAGGCCAGAAAGAAGGTCCTGATGTGGCTGTTTGGGGCGTGCGTGGTTTGAGGTTCGATGGATGACGAGTCTTGGGGGCTTGGCCAGCCTACGCCACAGCGGACGTCGTGTGGTGCAGAGGGGATGGAGAGTGCTCAGCCTACTTCAGAAGAAGACCCCAAAGAGTATTCAAAATGCCTCATCTCATGAATAGTATGCCTGTGCTTTGTAAAAGCGTCTTTACCAAactttcaaggccttgatcTTGTCTCACAGTGCCGCAGCGGGCGCGCAACGACACACCAACAGCGTCACACCACTGCTAACTCgcaacatcaccgcctcACCGCAACTATACCCAAGGAATCTCACTCTCAG from Podospora pseudoanserina strain CBS 124.78 chromosome 1, whole genome shotgun sequence includes:
- the GDB1 gene encoding bifunctional 4-alpha-glucanotransferase/amylo-alpha-1,6-glucosidase (EggNog:ENOG503NU7F; COG:G; CAZy:GH133) yields the protein MIPKTMVSNEVYLLPLNDDGSPQVAGEYIYLAPKTNDPVTIRFAIEGTSSICRHGSLWVNIPEQGQEFRRDKFREFKLVPDFNRTLEISIPIYEAGAYAFYTTYAELPDLANNLKPQTNGNAKVQTKQTPTYYIDVAPRLSLDGQPLPLPALSVFSIISKFMGKYPNDWEKHLRGISDRGYNMVHFTPLQVRGDSNSPYSLYDQLGWDPVCFPGGEKDVKKLVDSLEKNHSLLSLTDIVLNHTAHNSEWLLEHPEAGYNLTTAPWLESAYLLDTKLLELGFKLGDLGLPTELKSVDDLVLIMGAIKKEVIAEIRLWEYYVLDVERDADAAVESWVVGRTNFPDGSIGSHGLDGLRSTSLEEQAQWITKHGLQNMDRLGERFRRRADPSVAAALLSVLFGKYEGNKGSAADQAAARNALVKILDVVNVPFYEEYDAEVADTLQQVFNRIKYVRLDDNGPKLGPINQANPLIETYFTRLPLNEKTKKHRKEDLVLVNNGWVWGGNALVDNAGPESRVYLRREVIVWGDCTKLRYGAGPQDSPWLWEHMTKYARMLAKYFAGFRIDNCHSTPLHVAEHILDEARRVRPNLYVVAELFTGSEEMDYVFVKRLGISSLIREAMQAWSTGELSRLVHRHGGRPIGSFEVDEISSADVRSGSKTNGTNGTNGANGHYTREIIRRIKPVPVQALFMDCTHDNEVPAQKRDARDTLPNAALVSMCASATGSVMGYDEIYPRLIELVHETRLYTSESSKFPVKVGEGKGGIAGVKKLLNQIHTLMGMDGYDETHIHHEDQYVTVHRVHPVSRKGYFLIAHTAFPGYGNGNGAFNPVHLTGTKAKHLGSWMLEVDASKEAVEEVLSDKKLLRGLPSRLIGLPGVRMEVKGQDTIITVREKFPPGSIALFETWIPAAEHSSGLDTFVTSGAKAAMAELDLVDLNFLLYKCEPEERDASEGRDGVYDIPGHGKLVYAGLQGWWSIMKDIIRDNNLAHPLCQNLRDGQWVLDYTLGRLERAAKKENYKRLGKPAAWLKERFDAIRGIPSFLLPRYFALVLRTAYMAAFERGISLMNNNVQKGQWFLQSLSMVSVQQTGLVKSASLYPDRLVPSLAAGLPHFAVEWARCWGRDVFISLRGLYLGTGRFDEAKEHIRAFASVLKHGMIPNLLGSGNTPRYNARDSVWFFLQCIQDYTRIVPDGLSLLDEKVKRRFLPYDDAYFDTADPRAYSKESTIREIIQEVFQRHAEGMKFREANAGPNLDMQMSDNGFNQEIKVDWSNGFVFGGNQDNCGTWMDKMGESERARSKGVPGTPRDGAAVEITGLLYSGLKWFASLHEQGKHDQSGVRKADGSTITFKDWAALIKKNFERCYFVPISSEDDKDYDVNPAIINRRGIYKDLYKSGKEYEDYQLRPNFPIAMTAAPDLFVPEHAMHALWIADSALRGPTGMATLDPSDLNYRPYYRNSEDSDDFATSKGRNYHQGPEWLWPTGFFLRALLKFDLMRRGKEDAEGRTEAFQQVTRRLIGCKEMIERSPWAGLTELTQKGGEECADSSPTQAWSAGCLIDLYMDAAEEQAILEAKSLPLR